The sequence cccagttttccccaggGGGCCAGGCCAGCACAGGGTGCACTCGGTTACTATGCCCCGGGGCCCCATCctttcttctgtgaaatgggtGCCTGGGGGATGCAGAAGGGCCCTTGGGAGgtggcgggggcggggcgggggtcTGCAGTTGCTCCAGGAAGGAAGCCGATGTGTGTCTGCGGGCCAGGATGATGAGAGGAGAGGAAGCGAACGCTGCACACCCTGCAGCTGCGCCCCGAGCCGCGGCCCCCTGCCCACTTCCTGGCACTGGCGCTTGGCTAGTGACCAGGGTCTGGGGGCGGCTGAACGAGCAGCTCAGGGCTCCCCTGTGGCACTGCAGACTGGCTGGTCCAGAGGCAGAGGGGAGGGACCTTGTCCAAGGTGGCGCAGTAGCCAGAGCGGGGGCTGACCCCTGAAAGCCAGGCTCCTCTCTGTTCCCGTAGCCCCCTGCCAGCCCCTGGGCTTCCTGAGGAGGGTGGGCTCAGTCTGGGTGCAGGGGTGACCCCGGGGGCCAAGCCGCCCTTGGCTGGAAAAGCTGCCAGAGGAAGACACTGTGTAAGGGGCGGTGGCGGTGCCCCCCGAGGAGGAAGCGGGGAGAGGGCAGGCCCTGGCTCAGGCCCCCCACCTGGCACTCCCGGGGGCCGCCTGGGTGAGGGCTGCAGATGCGGCCCGGGAGGCAGGCCCAGACTCGTAGCCCAAGGTGGGAGCAGGAATGTCAGGGGAATGGGGCTCCGAGTTGGGCCGCCCACCCCCGGctccctccccagcccccagGAGGGTGCGAGGCTCGTGGGGTCAGGGGGCTGCCCGGGGAGCTGTCTGAGAGACCCCTTTGTTCTCCGGACCGGCCGGCCCAGCTCCTGCCCGGCCGGCACTCAAAGGCGCCATTCAGGGAGACAGAGGCCCATTCAGCCCAGGGTCCCCACGGCGTGGGAACTGTGCAGGCTTTTTGCCTTCCCTGCCCTGGAGCTGGGCAAGTTTGCGGAGGAGGCCCTGGCCCCCTCCCAGGGGCACGTGGCGGGGTTCTGGGTCATCCCCCACTTGGGCAGAGAGCCCGGGAGGGAGTGGGGGTTGGGAGGCTGGGGGACTTTGTCCCCCCAGCCAAGAAATCCCCCTTCCTGTGCCCAGCTTACCCAAGCCTGcattctggggggaggggggtgtgaGAAAAGAGGAGCTCTGGGGGGAGGAGCTCCTGAGCCCagcctgggagggagggaggttcTGGGGTGCGGGGCCCTCTGAGGTTGGAGGCCGGGGAGAGCTGGGCTGATGCTCGGGGAGGGGCTGTTGCTCTGGCCCCCGGCTGGAGGGGAGTCGGCGCCAGGTGATGTTGGGACCCCCGACCGTGTGCCCTGATCACTCCTGGGAGCGCGAGGCCCACAGCTTCTCCCATGTCTGCCCGCGGATCTGTTCGGGGACCCGCAGGAACCCAGCAGCCTCCCCTAACTGCAGGAGCCAGGGAGCTCCCCGGCCACGGGGTGCGCCCACTCGGCCCCATGAGTGGCTGGGTTTGAGTTCACCCGGGCCTTCCCCGCGCCCGCCACAGTCCTTCTCCGGGACTCGGGCGCAGGCACACGAGCCCTGCAGGACCGGGCTGGGCTGCGAGGCCGTCCCCCTGCCGGGTGTGGCTCGTTGGGGGCAGCGGTGCTGGTGGGCTGCCCCTCCTTCCCTGAGCCTTCTGCCCCCTCCCCTTGCCGCACCCTCCTTCCTGCCCTGCGCTTAGGGGTGCACGGCACATCCGGGCACACGGCTGATGACCCACTGCCAGGCACGGCACATATCACGGGGGGCCTGCCAGTGGGTACAGCACGTGTGGGCACACGGTACATGCGGGCACACAGCTGGTGACCTGCTGCTGGGCACGGGCCATGTGGGCCCATCAGGGTGGTCGGTCGCTGGGGCCCGAGTCAGTCTGCTCCCCACCAACCCCTCCGGCCGTGTCCCCAGGGTGCTTCAAGGACGACCGGATTGTCTTTTGGACCTGGATGTTCTCCACGTACTTCATGGAGAAGTGGGCCCCGAGGCAGGACGACATGCTCTTCTACGTGCGCCGCAAGCTTTCCTTCGTGGGCAGCAGCGACAGCCCCAGTGACGACGGGAAGAAGGTGAGCACCCCGGGGGGCCGGGCAGAAAGGTGGGACCACCTCTTTCACAGAGGGGAAGGGTGCTGCCAACTGGCGGGGCCCCAAACACTGCCTGAGGGAGGCTGGCTCCTTTGCCCGTGGGTGCCTCTGGCTTGTGTCTGACACAGGGCGGGGGCCCCTTCTCCCGTCCAGACCCTTATGGTAGAGAATGAAACCCGAATGGTGGGAAAACTCCATGGGACAAAGCGGCCTCAGGCCCACAGGCCTGCTCCAGAGGCAGGGCTGGGGCCTCTCCCCGGTCATCGGGGAGCTCGGCTTGATGCCCCTGGGCCTTGCCTTCTGAGACGGGGCTGGAGGCACCCCCAGTTTTATGGGCATTTGGGGCGGCTTCCAAGCAGGAATCTCCCGCCCAGACTGTCCCTGCTGTTGGGGGTGGGGCGGCGGGCTCATTAGTCAGTCAGGAAGCATCTATTGAGCACTTGGTGTATGCTGGGCACCGCGCCACGGGCTGCGACCAATGGGTGGCAGAGCCCGGGCAGCCCCAAGTGCACCCCAGTGACGGGGAGCTCACTCCCTCAGGAGCCTCTGGGAACAGCTCCCTTTGGGTTCTGCAGTGGGGACTCTCAGGGCAGGAGGGGGCTGGGTGGCTCACGGGCGGACTCCCCCCAGCAGGTAGACGTGGAAGTTTACCGGCGGGACTCCAAGAAGCTGCCCGGCCTCGGGGACCCCGACATCGACTGGGAGGAGAGCGTCTGCCTGAACCTCATCCTGCAGAAGGTGGGTGTGGGCCTCCGGGGGGCGCCGGCGAGGGGAGCCTGGGGAGGGCTGCTCAGTACCCTCTGGGGGTGCTGGGACGTGGGGGGGCTCCCTGAGGAGGGGGCCGCAGCGGCCCTAACCGCCGCCTGCCCGCTTGCCCTCTCGCAGCTGGACTACATGGTGACGTGCGCCGTGTGCACCCGCTCGGACACGGGGGACATTCACATCCACAAGAAGAAGTCCCAGGTGAGGTCCCGGGGGCTCTGGCTGTGGGGGagcttccccccactctctctcctGCGTGTGGGTGTTTACACTGGGCTGTGTCCAGGACCCCGTGTGGCCTTCCCTTCGCCCCCCACGTTTGCCTCTTGTTCAGCCGCTGACAGTGGGGCCGGGGCGCCCCCCTCTCACTCCCCTGCTGACAATCTCTTCCAGCAAGTGTTCGCCTCCCCCAGCAAGCACCCCATGGACAGCAAGGGGGAGGAGTCCAAGATCAGCTACCCCAACATCTTCTTCATGATCGACAACTTTGAGGAGGTGAGGCCCGAGGCCGCCGGGGTGGGCCCGGGAGCTCCGCATACGTACGGCTGGGGCTCAGGAACCGCGGGCTGGGAAAGGGAGACCGCcgccccttctctcccccccctaGGCCGCGGTTCCCCCCCAGGGCAAGGCGGGGCTGGCTATGGGACCCCAGTGGGGACGCTCCGGGCTCCCCCCATGCGAGGCCGCCCCAGAGCGCGGGCCTGGGgctctgaccccccccccccgcccccaggtGTTCTGCGACATGTTCGTGGGAGAAGGCGAGATGGTCTGCGTGGAGCTGGTGGCCAGCGACAAGGCCAACACCTTCCAGGGCGTCATCTTTCAAGGCTCCATCCGATACGAGGCCCTCAAAAAAGTCTACGACAACCGGGTGAGACCTTCAGGGTGGCCCGAGGGGGGCTGGGAGCCAGAGGGGCTGGGCGGCTCCGCCCCTGCCAGCCCGTTCTCTGACCCTCCCCATTCTAAGCCCCTCCCTGtctgccccccaccccccgggGAGCGCCGTGTCTCCGGTGGCCTGGGGCTGATGGGCTCGGTGGCTGAGGGCCGCTGTGGTACCCGCAGGTGAGCGTGGCGGCCAAGATGGCGCAGCGGATGTCTTTTGGCTTCTACAAGTACAACAACATGGAGTTTGTGCGGATGAAGGGGCCTCAGGGGAAGGGGCACGCGGAGATGGCGGTCAGCCGAGTGTCCACGGGCGACACGTCCCCCTACGGCACCGAGGAAGACTCCAACCCCGCCTCCCCCATGCACGAGAGAGTAAGGGTGCTGGGGGCACAGGTCAGGCAGTGCTTCCTGGAGGAGGCCCTTGAGGAGCACCCGTGGAGATGGCGCAGGGAGAGGGCCCTGCTGGGCGGGGCGGGCGGGGAGCATCCTCTCGGGAGCCCCACCAAGCAAGGGGTTTCCTGGGGCTGGGGCTGCCCAAGGCGGCGTTTTCTGTGATTGAACCTCCCAGGACCAAAGTCCTGCCAGGGCTGTCCCGGCTTGGTCCGGGGTGCGGCGGGTTCCTGCCCGCGGGCTGCCGGCTGTGACCATGCGCATTTCCCGCGTGCCCCCCGGGACGCTGGCGCTTCTGCAGCTGGCCCAGGGCTCCTAGCTCAGGCTCTGGCGCGGCTGGCAAAGGCCAGACCCTCTGGATGGCTCTGCCTCCAGTCACAGACTTTTGAGAGCCTCTGGTCCGGCTGCTCCATCTCACAAACAAGAAAGCTGGGACTCGGGGGCTCAGAACTGGGGGGTTCCCGGGGCTGGCTTAAGAAGCAATTTCCCCCGGCCCATTGTGAGGACAGGGGGGTGATCCTTGCTCCCATTTCTCTAGGTGACCTCCTTCAGCACCCCCCCAACCCCTGAGCGCAACAACCGGCCGGCTTTCTTCTCCCCGTCCCTCAAGCGCAAAGTGCCGCGGCATCGGATTGCGGAAATGAAGAAGTCCCATTCGGCCAATGACAGCGAGGAATTCTTCCGGGACGACGATAACGAAGGTACGCGGCGAAGACCCAGCGGGGGACGTGGCTAAGGCCGCAGGCCCGGCCCCGGGCTCGCTGCTGGCTCTATCCATTTTAGGCTGTGAGGCAGTGCTCTCGGAGGCCTGGGCCTCCTCCCCGCACCCCGAGGACTATGGGGAGGCTGGCGCTGGGCCAAGGACCCACTGCCTCCCGGGTCTTGCTTGCTTAGGGGAAAAGGAGGGCCGCAGCCGCCCTCCCGGCCCTGACGCCCATATCCCTCCTCCCGTAGCAGACCTGCACACCACTACCAATTTACGGTCGAGGTCTCTGTCGGGAACCGGGCGGTCGCTTGTCGGATCCTGGCTCAAACTAAACCGGGCCGATGGGAACTTTCTCCTCTATGCACACTTAACCTACGTCACGTTGCCCCTGCATCGGATTTTAACAGGTAACCTCCGGGCCTTGTCTGGGTCCCCTTCCCTGCTGACTTCCCTTTCATTGGGGAGGCAGGAGTCTCTGAGCGGAAAACAGTCTGGCTGAAATGGGGGATGCTCATCTCCCTGCGCGGGGATAAAAGCTGCAAACCCATCCCCAGATCGAGGATCCTGCAGAGGAGCATTTATTATGCACGTACTGTGTCCCAGTGCAGTCCTCCCGAAGCTCTTCCTTAGTCGAGCAGCGGCCAGGGAAGGCCGGCTCGGTTTGGGGAGGCAGCCTGTGGGCTTCCCAGCCAGAGACTTCCTGACTTACCCTTGTTGCCGCTGAAAGCGGATCCCTTACAGTGAGGAGGAGAGGCAGGGCCGGGGCCCCGGAGAGACGAACTGGGGGACCCTGGCTGAGCTGCCTGCAGACGGGCCCTGGTGGGGACTACACAGCTGGGTGGCAAGGGGCAATCAGAGGCAGGGAGGGGCCCAGCAGTCATGCTGCTCAAGGTGCGGTGCTGTGTGTGAGGACAAGGGTGGACTGAGGCCTTGAGGGCCTCAGTGCAGCCTGGGCAGTCCTGGGAAGGACCATGGGCGGCCCAGCCCCATCAGGGCTGCAAGTGGGATGGGACAGAGCTAGAGGCAGCCCAAGGAATACAGAGAAAATTGGGTTTGCGGAGCCTTGCGATGACAGCATTTTACAAGGGCCATTCCATTCACTCCACTGttctcccttttctctactccctatgccttttctcttctttctcttgtcttttctccattttgttccattcctcccttctttccccatccctcctcTTCTTGTCCTTATGCTCACAT comes from Sarcophilus harrisii chromosome 5, mSarHar1.11, whole genome shotgun sequence and encodes:
- the KIAA0930 gene encoding uncharacterized protein KIAA0930 homolog isoform X4 — encoded protein: MLRAIAEERRRLGLRQEISGLGCFKDDRIVFWTWMFSTYFMEKWAPRQDDMLFYVRRKLSFVGSSDSPSDDGKKQVDVEVYRRDSKKLPGLGDPDIDWEESVCLNLILQKLDYMVTCAVCTRSDTGDIHIHKKKSQQVFASPSKHPMDSKGEESKISYPNIFFMIDNFEEVFCDMFVGEGEMVCVELVASDKANTFQGVIFQGSIRYEALKKVYDNRVSVAAKMAQRMSFGFYKYNNMEFVRMKGPQGKGHAEMAVSRVSTGDTSPYGTEEDSNPASPMHERVRVLGAQVTSFSTPPTPERNNRPAFFSPSLKRKVPRHRIAEMKKSHSANDSEEFFRDDDNEADLHTTTNLRSRSLSGTGRSLVGSWLKLNRADGNFLLYAHLTYVTLPLHRILTDILEVRQKPILMT
- the KIAA0930 gene encoding uncharacterized protein KIAA0930 homolog isoform X2, producing MLRAIAEERRRLGLRQEISGLGCFKDDRIVFWTWMFSTYFMEKWAPRQDDMLFYVRRKLSFVGSSDSPSDDGKKQVDVEVYRRDSKKLPGLGDPDIDWEESVCLNLILQKLDYMVTCAVCTRSDTGDIHIHKKKSQQVFASPSKHPMDSKGEESKISYPNIFFMIDNFEEVFCDMFVGEGEMVCVELVASDKANTFQGVIFQGSIRYEALKKVYDNRVSVAAKMAQRMSFGFYKYNNMEFVRMKGPQGKGHAEMAVSRVSTGDTSPYGTEEDSNPASPMHERVRVLGAQVTSFSTPPTPERNNRPAFFSPSLKRKVPRHRIAEMKKSHSANDSEEFFRDDDNEDLHTTTNLRSRSLSGTGRSLVGSWLKLNRADGNFLLYAHLTYVTLPLHRILTDILEVRQKPILMT
- the KIAA0930 gene encoding uncharacterized protein KIAA0930 homolog isoform X3, giving the protein MLRAIAEERRRLGLRQEISGLGCFKDDRIVFWTWMFSTYFMEKWAPRQDDMLFYVRRKLSFVGSSDSPSDDGKKQVDVEVYRRDSKKLPGLGDPDIDWEESVCLNLILQKLDYMVTCAVCTRSDTGDIHIHKKKSQQVFASPSKHPMDSKGEESKISYPNIFFMIDNFEEVFCDMFVGEGEMVCVELVASDKANTFQGVIFQGSIRYEALKKVYDNRVSVAAKMAQRMSFGFYKYNNMEFVRMKGPQGKGHAEMAVSRVSTGDTSPYGTEEDSNPASPMHERVTSFSTPPTPERNNRPAFFSPSLKRKVPRHRIAEMKKSHSANDSEEFFRDDDNEDLHTTTNLRSRSLSGTGRSLVGSWLKLNRADGNFLLYAHLTYVTLPLHRILTDILEVRQKPILMT
- the KIAA0930 gene encoding uncharacterized protein KIAA0930 homolog isoform X1, giving the protein MLRAIAEERRRLGLRQEISGLGCFKDDRIVFWTWMFSTYFMEKWAPRQDDMLFYVRRKLSFVGSSDSPSDDGKKVDVEVYRRDSKKLPGLGDPDIDWEESVCLNLILQKLDYMVTCAVCTRSDTGDIHIHKKKSQQVFASPSKHPMDSKGEESKISYPNIFFMIDNFEEVFCDMFVGEGEMVCVELVASDKANTFQGVIFQGSIRYEALKKVYDNRVSVAAKMAQRMSFGFYKYNNMEFVRMKGPQGKGHAEMAVSRVSTGDTSPYGTEEDSNPASPMHERVRVLGAQVTSFSTPPTPERNNRPAFFSPSLKRKVPRHRIAEMKKSHSANDSEEFFRDDDNEADLHTTTNLRSRSLSGTGRSLVGSWLKLNRADGNFLLYAHLTYVTLPLHRILTDILEVRQKPILMT